The following are from one region of the Abiotrophia defectiva ATCC 49176 genome:
- a CDS encoding dihydrodipicolinate synthase family protein, giving the protein MSKFDKYKGIIPAFYACYDDEGNISPERTQALAKHYLEVGVKGLYVGGSSGECIYQNVEERKLVLEHVMKAVGGKMTIIAHVAAASTRDSVDLAKHAESLGVDALAAIPPIYFRLPEHSIKDYWNAMIDATELDFIIYNIPQLSGYALTPSMFKSMLENPKVIGVKNSSMPVQDLITWKLTAGDREVVVFNGPDEQFIGGRVMGADGGIGGTYGVMPELFLAANAALEAGDLALAFTIQGRIDEIIFTLVSGKANLYAVQKEILKREGLNCGSVRPPLTGVGPEDLAVVDKAHAMIQAARAEFVK; this is encoded by the coding sequence GTGTCAAAATTCGATAAGTACAAAGGAATTATCCCAGCCTTCTATGCCTGCTATGACGATGAAGGCAATATCAGTCCAGAACGCACTCAAGCGCTTGCTAAACATTACTTGGAAGTAGGGGTCAAAGGCCTCTATGTTGGCGGTTCATCTGGCGAATGTATCTACCAAAATGTGGAAGAGCGTAAACTAGTCTTAGAACATGTTATGAAGGCAGTTGGTGGCAAGATGACCATCATTGCCCACGTAGCAGCTGCCTCTACGCGCGATTCAGTTGACTTAGCTAAGCATGCGGAAAGCCTAGGGGTAGATGCCTTAGCAGCCATCCCACCAATTTACTTCCGCTTGCCAGAACATTCAATCAAGGATTACTGGAATGCTATGATTGATGCCACAGAGCTTGACTTCATCATTTACAACATTCCGCAACTGTCAGGCTATGCCTTAACTCCTAGCATGTTCAAGTCCATGTTGGAAAATCCTAAAGTGATTGGGGTTAAGAACTCTTCTATGCCAGTCCAAGACTTAATCACTTGGAAGTTGACAGCTGGTGATCGTGAAGTCGTTGTCTTCAACGGTCCAGATGAGCAATTCATCGGTGGTCGTGTCATGGGGGCTGATGGGGGAATCGGTGGCACCTATGGGGTAATGCCAGAACTCTTCTTAGCAGCTAATGCAGCCCTAGAAGCAGGCGATTTAGCCCTAGCCTTTACGATCCAAGGCCGCATTGATGAAATCATCTTCACCTTGGTAAGTGGTAAAGCTAACCTTTATGCCGTACAGAAAGAAATCCTCAAACGCGAAGGCCTCAACTGTGGTTCTGTCCGCCCACCATTAACAGGGGTTGGCCCAGAAGATCTAGCCGTTGTTGACAAGGCGCACGCCATGATCCAAGCCGCTCGGGCGGAATTTGTTAAATAA
- a CDS encoding YhcH/YjgK/YiaL family protein produces MIVDQLQGLQEYSDRIPHIKAALETFNSLAQKTIGRYDFEGGYFFIQDGELGAVDESHYEAHQKWLDIHVPLEGHEYLIVAPTCQLNEVTAYDAEKDIAFLDGPIQTIVKLYPGQACVVFPEDAHKPARHLGQASTYKKLVIKLPVA; encoded by the coding sequence ATGATTGTAGATCAATTACAAGGTCTTCAAGAATACAGTGACCGTATTCCCCATATAAAAGCAGCGCTCGAAACATTCAATAGCTTAGCTCAAAAAACTATCGGGCGATATGATTTCGAGGGAGGATACTTCTTCATCCAAGATGGAGAGCTAGGTGCAGTTGATGAATCTCATTATGAAGCCCATCAGAAATGGTTAGACATCCATGTGCCGCTTGAAGGCCATGAATATCTCATTGTGGCCCCTACATGTCAGCTGAATGAAGTCACCGCCTACGATGCCGAAAAGGACATTGCCTTTTTGGATGGTCCAATCCAGACCATTGTTAAACTCTATCCTGGACAAGCCTGTGTGGTATTTCCAGAAGATGCCCATAAGCCGGCCCGTCATTTAGGTCAGGCCAGCACCTATAAAAAGTTAGTCATAAAATTACCGGTTGCATAA
- a CDS encoding N-acetylmannosamine-6-phosphate 2-epimerase, whose amino-acid sequence MHPTIERLKGKLIISCQALPGEPLYREEGGVMVLMAKAAIEAGAVGIRAQGVTDIAQIKEAFDVPVIGIIKRAYPGYGSYITATMQEVDELVAVGSDIIALDATLRERAGETLDEFIAQIKAKYPNQLLMADISTLEEGLNAERLGFDLIGTTMNGYTPYTEGQTTGPNFELMKALVEQTHTPIVAEGKIHTPEDLATAFAQGIHTAVVGGAITRPLEIAKRFVSVVN is encoded by the coding sequence ATGCATCCAACGATTGAACGATTAAAAGGAAAACTGATTATTTCCTGTCAGGCTTTACCTGGCGAACCGCTCTACCGAGAAGAGGGTGGGGTCATGGTTCTCATGGCCAAAGCAGCTATTGAGGCTGGAGCTGTCGGTATCCGGGCCCAAGGGGTTACTGATATTGCCCAGATTAAGGAAGCCTTTGATGTGCCAGTGATTGGGATTATTAAGCGAGCTTATCCAGGCTATGGTTCCTACATTACCGCCACCATGCAAGAAGTGGATGAGCTAGTAGCAGTTGGTTCTGATATTATTGCCTTAGATGCTACCTTACGTGAGCGTGCTGGGGAGACCTTGGATGAGTTCATCGCTCAAATCAAGGCAAAATACCCGAATCAATTGTTGATGGCCGATATTTCCACTTTAGAAGAGGGACTGAATGCTGAACGCCTAGGTTTTGACTTGATTGGGACTACCATGAATGGTTATACGCCGTATACGGAAGGTCAAACAACCGGTCCTAACTTTGAGTTAATGAAAGCTTTAGTGGAACAAACCCATACTCCAATTGTGGCTGAAGGTAAGATTCATACACCAGAAGACCTAGCAACAGCTTTCGCCCAAGGGATTCACACAGCTGTTGTAGGCGGCGCTATTACGCGACCACTGGAAATTGCTAAACGCTTCGTTAGCGTAGTAAACTAA
- a CDS encoding carbohydrate ABC transporter permease, whose translation MEFKKFGLYNIISFTLLAFLTIFFIFPFYWIATGAFKVQDVAIAIPPEWFPMSPTLDNFKSLLVPLTARWFFNSVFVSVVTTILVCTTASLAGYALAKKRFPGAGLLFAVFIAAMALPKQVILIPLLQLITDLKLMDTYRALILPAVGWPFGIFLMKQFSHSVPDSLLESADIDGCGEIKKFVNIVLPIVKPGIGALAIFTFISSWNDYFSQLVFTNSETMKTLPLGLASMAQSAEFSLNYGVLMAGALLASLPMIIVFLMFQSFFAQGITVGAVKG comes from the coding sequence ATGGAATTCAAAAAATTCGGTCTCTACAACATTATTTCCTTCACATTGTTGGCTTTCTTGACCATTTTCTTCATCTTCCCATTCTATTGGATTGCAACAGGTGCCTTTAAGGTTCAAGACGTCGCCATTGCCATCCCACCAGAATGGTTCCCGATGAGCCCAACTTTAGATAACTTCAAATCACTCCTAGTGCCGTTAACTGCACGTTGGTTCTTCAACTCTGTATTCGTTTCAGTGGTAACAACCATCTTGGTCTGCACAACGGCTTCCTTAGCTGGCTATGCCTTAGCTAAGAAACGTTTCCCAGGTGCTGGCTTACTCTTTGCCGTATTTATCGCGGCCATGGCCTTGCCAAAACAAGTTATCTTGATTCCTTTGCTTCAATTGATTACCGATCTCAAGCTTATGGATACCTACCGCGCCTTGATTTTGCCGGCTGTCGGTTGGCCATTCGGGATCTTCCTCATGAAGCAATTCTCCCACTCTGTACCTGATTCTCTCTTAGAATCAGCAGACATTGATGGCTGTGGCGAAATCAAAAAATTCGTCAATATCGTCTTACCAATTGTTAAACCAGGTATTGGTGCCTTGGCTATCTTCACCTTCATTTCCTCTTGGAATGACTATTTCTCTCAATTGGTATTCACTAACTCAGAAACAATGAAGACTTTGCCTTTAGGTTTGGCGTCTATGGCTCAATCTGCTGAGTTCTCACTTAACTATGGGGTCCTCATGGCTGGCGCGCTCTTGGCTTCCTTGCCAATGATTATTGTCTTCCTGATGTTCCAAAGCTTCTTTGCCCAAGGTATTACAGTCGGGGCGGTGAAAGGATAG
- a CDS encoding carbohydrate ABC transporter permease, with protein MLAKLRRKYDFSAYLFIAPAMAFFLTFVLYPMLRGIYMSLLKYRGRRVSFVGLDNYTKLLGDQTFIKSLSNTIFIVAIAVPIVVVLSLFIAINIYNKSAHVRSFFRGVFYLPAVSSVVSITVVWLWIYNPDFGILNYILKSMNVIEGNVQWLGNASTAIYAVIAVLITTSIGQPIILYIAALGNVPVELLESAKIDGANNWTIFKNIIWPLIMPTTLYIVVTTTINSFQIFALIQLMTSGGPNYATSTIMYQVYEMGIKQQSFGQASAWGVVLALIIALISAVQYKYFNRDID; from the coding sequence ATGTTAGCCAAATTAAGAAGAAAGTACGACTTTAGCGCCTATCTGTTCATTGCACCTGCTATGGCCTTCTTCCTGACTTTCGTACTCTATCCAATGTTACGCGGGATTTACATGTCCTTGCTCAAGTATAGAGGGCGGAGAGTTAGCTTTGTAGGCTTAGATAACTACACTAAGCTCTTAGGCGACCAGACTTTTATCAAGTCCTTAAGTAACACTATTTTTATCGTAGCAATTGCAGTGCCAATTGTAGTAGTCTTATCACTCTTTATCGCCATTAACATCTATAACAAATCAGCTCATGTACGGAGCTTCTTCCGTGGCGTCTTCTACTTGCCAGCTGTATCCTCAGTTGTTTCGATTACAGTGGTATGGTTGTGGATTTATAACCCAGACTTTGGGATTCTCAATTATATTCTCAAATCCATGAATGTCATTGAAGGTAATGTTCAATGGTTAGGGAACGCCTCTACTGCTATTTACGCAGTCATTGCCGTTCTAATTACGACCAGTATTGGTCAGCCGATTATTCTCTATATTGCAGCTTTAGGGAACGTTCCAGTGGAACTGCTCGAGTCTGCTAAGATTGACGGTGCCAACAACTGGACCATCTTCAAAAACATTATTTGGCCATTGATTATGCCAACGACCCTTTATATCGTGGTGACAACCACCATCAACAGTTTCCAAATCTTTGCCTTAATCCAATTGATGACTTCTGGTGGTCCTAACTATGCAACAAGCACCATCATGTACCAAGTCTACGAGATGGGGATTAAGCAGCAATCCTTTGGCCAAGCCTCTGCATGGGGTGTTGTGCTAGCCTTGATTATTGCTTTAATCTCGGCTGTTCAATATAAATACTTCAACCGCGATATTGATTAG
- a CDS encoding ABC transporter substrate-binding protein, with the protein MKLSKVFAAALSCGILLNTVVTAAPSDVRAEETVTIKYWNFPNFTSDSEFKTSEEYDAALIKAFEAKNPGIKVEYQKIDFTDGPAKIETAIQSKTNPDVIYDAPGRVIDWASKGYLAPFKDVDTSKLNESAVKASSFEDELYLYPQGIAPFLMAVNTKLTDKLGVTDLLPFEKEGRNWTPEEFQKFLEAVHEKDKDLIPTVVYAKSAAGDQGPRAFVSNLYGSWITNDEVNKYTINDENGVKALQWIREQAPKGIIGQGAALEAKDALEYFKSGKSPLSILASPGLYAQWKSVEDLNVRFLPFPNANKSPKYEYLVAGPAVFDNGDDKKIEAAQKFVDFMINDPEWGTRTLKATGNFSAQKGVKGLYDNEELKFAEGLSDNFGAYYNTIPGYAKMRPLWFPMLQGVLSGQGDVKELVDSYVEQAQATYEEAK; encoded by the coding sequence ATGAAATTATCAAAAGTTTTTGCAGCTGCCTTATCTTGTGGGATTTTATTAAACACAGTTGTGACAGCGGCACCATCCGATGTGCGTGCTGAAGAGACAGTAACCATTAAATACTGGAACTTCCCTAACTTTACCAGTGACTCAGAGTTTAAGACTTCTGAAGAATACGATGCAGCCTTGATTAAAGCCTTTGAAGCTAAGAACCCAGGCATCAAAGTTGAATACCAAAAGATCGACTTTACAGATGGTCCAGCTAAAATTGAAACAGCTATCCAATCTAAGACTAACCCTGACGTAATCTATGATGCACCAGGTCGTGTCATCGACTGGGCAAGCAAGGGTTATTTGGCACCATTCAAAGACGTTGATACTTCAAAATTAAATGAATCAGCTGTTAAGGCTAGCTCCTTCGAAGACGAATTGTATCTCTATCCACAAGGGATTGCGCCATTCTTGATGGCAGTTAACACTAAGTTGACTGACAAGTTAGGTGTGACAGACCTCTTGCCATTCGAAAAAGAAGGACGTAACTGGACGCCTGAAGAATTCCAAAAATTCTTAGAAGCTGTTCATGAAAAAGACAAAGACTTAATTCCAACCGTTGTGTATGCTAAATCTGCAGCTGGTGACCAAGGTCCTCGTGCCTTTGTCTCTAACTTATACGGTTCTTGGATTACTAACGATGAAGTAAATAAATACACCATCAATGACGAAAACGGGGTAAAAGCCCTTCAATGGATTCGCGAACAAGCACCTAAAGGCATTATCGGTCAAGGGGCCGCTTTAGAAGCAAAAGATGCTTTGGAATACTTCAAGTCTGGTAAGTCTCCATTAAGTATCTTGGCAAGCCCAGGTCTCTACGCTCAATGGAAATCAGTAGAAGACTTAAACGTTCGCTTCTTACCATTCCCTAACGCTAACAAATCACCTAAGTATGAATACTTAGTAGCAGGTCCTGCAGTCTTCGATAACGGCGACGACAAGAAGATTGAAGCCGCTCAAAAATTTGTAGACTTCATGATCAACGACCCAGAATGGGGTACTCGTACCTTGAAGGCAACTGGTAACTTCTCTGCTCAAAAAGGCGTGAAAGGCCTCTATGACAACGAAGAGTTGAAGTTTGCTGAAGGCTTATCAGATAACTTCGGTGCTTACTACAACACCATTCCAGGTTACGCTAAAATGCGTCCACTTTGGTTCCCAATGCTCCAAGGGGTATTGTCTGGCCAAGGTGATGTAAAAGAATTAGTGGACAGCTACGTAGAACAAGCGCAAGCTACCTACGAAGAAGCAAAATAA
- a CDS encoding MurR/RpiR family transcriptional regulator → MGVLERIEANFVHLSPKEQLLATYIMQESPYFTNITISEMAKETGVSAATITRFCRKVGCESFVDLKIQLQASEGESASNHQNHDMFDTVSEFYNRIIQRTSELQSEYQLRQLIQVLSQANRIMVYGMGSSGLTARELAIRLSRMGLPATSETDSHMMIISSTVTRSSDVVIAISNSGETKDVIDALGNAKQNGAILVAITSMKGSSLAKLADETLLVHNSRFVNSEFFVNTQLPIFFLIDAITLMMLENPVFSQNMQKTIQEITSINQKLQMGEST, encoded by the coding sequence ATGGGAGTATTAGAGCGAATTGAAGCCAACTTCGTTCATCTATCACCAAAGGAACAGCTCCTTGCAACCTATATTATGCAAGAAAGTCCCTACTTTACTAACATTACCATTAGCGAGATGGCCAAAGAAACAGGTGTTTCAGCCGCAACCATTACACGCTTTTGTCGTAAAGTAGGTTGTGAGAGCTTTGTTGATTTGAAAATTCAACTGCAAGCCAGTGAAGGGGAGTCGGCAAGCAATCACCAAAATCATGATATGTTCGATACGGTTAGCGAATTCTATAACCGTATCATTCAACGAACATCAGAATTACAATCAGAATATCAGCTTCGTCAGTTAATTCAAGTTCTCTCTCAGGCCAACCGAATCATGGTTTATGGGATGGGGTCCTCGGGGCTAACGGCTCGGGAATTGGCTATTCGCCTGTCACGTATGGGCCTGCCAGCAACGAGTGAGACGGACTCGCATATGATGATTATCTCCAGTACGGTGACACGTTCTAGTGACGTGGTAATTGCCATTAGTAATTCTGGTGAAACAAAGGATGTGATTGATGCTTTAGGCAATGCCAAGCAAAATGGCGCCATTTTGGTAGCTATAACTAGCATGAAGGGAAGTAGTTTGGCTAAGTTGGCCGATGAGACCCTTCTGGTACACAATAGCCGGTTTGTTAATAGTGAGTTTTTCGTCAATACTCAGTTACCGATTTTCTTTCTCATCGACGCCATAACGCTAATGATGCTAGAAAATCCTGTCTTCAGTCAAAATATGCAGAAGACGATTCAAGAAATTACATCTATCAACCAAAAATTACAAATGGGGGAATCAACATGA